One Danio aesculapii chromosome 11, fDanAes4.1, whole genome shotgun sequence genomic region harbors:
- the si:ch211-247n2.1 gene encoding calcium-activated potassium channel subunit beta-2 isoform X2, translating into MFLWAGSKAAQGSGSERRTIYQKIREYDILEKRRTVTALKAGEDRAILLGLSMILCSAMMYFVLGITMVRSYSDSVWTEESNCTVLNSSVVTEINCSYSCGSECRRSSRYPCLQVYVSLDSTGKVQRLSYNEEAHEANPECFYIPKCRKEQTLMHTIVKNISERLKMHQQILCYYDPSEQQDGVLLTRLYGRGAIISSLLWPTCTLVGGTLIIAMVKLTQYLSFLCEQISRIKRMGLYSLRGASHSQVCTRKFNGGIQDGV; encoded by the exons ATGTTTCTGTGGGCTGGAAGCAAAGCAGCTCAAGGATCAGGAAGTGAGAGAAG GACGATTTATCAGAAGATTCGAGAGTATGATATTTTGGAAAAGAGGAGGACGGTGACGGCGCTGAAGGCTGGAGAGGACAGAGCCATTCTCTTAGGTCTCAGCATGATCCTATGCTCTGCCATGATGTACTTTGTGTTGGGCATCACAATGGTGCGTTCTTACTCAGACAG tGTTTGGACAGAGGAGTCAAACTGCACAGTGTTGAACTCCAGTGTAGTCACTGAGATTAACTGTAGCTACAGCTGTGGTTCAGAGTGCCGGAGGAGCTCAAGGTATCCCTGTCTTCAAGTGTATGTCAGTCTGGACTCTACTGGTAAAGTTCAGCGGCTCTCATACAACGAGGAGGCGCATGAGGCCAATCCTGAG TGTTTTTACATCCCAAAGTGCCGAAAGGAGCAAACACTGATGCACACCATAGTGAAGAACATCTCGGAGCGGCTCAAGATGCACCAGCAGATTCTGTGTTACTACGACCCCTCTGAGCAGCAGGACGGCGTACTCCTGACACGTCTCTATGGCCGTGGGGCGATCATTAGCTCGCTCCTTTGGCCCACATGCACCCTTGTCGGGGGAACGCTTATCATCGCAATGGTGAAGCTCACTCAATACCTGTCCTTCCTGTGCGAGCAGATCAGCCGCATTAAAAG GATGGGGCTTTACTCCTTAAGAGGAGCTTCTCATTCCCAGGTCTGCACCCGGAAGTTTAACGGCGGCATCCAAGATGGGGTTTGA
- the si:ch211-247n2.1 gene encoding calcium-activated potassium channel subunit beta-2 isoform X1 produces the protein MFLWAGSKAAQGSGSERSRTIYQKIREYDILEKRRTVTALKAGEDRAILLGLSMILCSAMMYFVLGITMVRSYSDSVWTEESNCTVLNSSVVTEINCSYSCGSECRRSSRYPCLQVYVSLDSTGKVQRLSYNEEAHEANPECFYIPKCRKEQTLMHTIVKNISERLKMHQQILCYYDPSEQQDGVLLTRLYGRGAIISSLLWPTCTLVGGTLIIAMVKLTQYLSFLCEQISRIKRMGLYSLRGASHSQVCTRKFNGGIQDGV, from the exons ATGTTTCTGTGGGCTGGAAGCAAAGCAGCTCAAGGATCAGGAAGTGAGAGAAG CAGGACGATTTATCAGAAGATTCGAGAGTATGATATTTTGGAAAAGAGGAGGACGGTGACGGCGCTGAAGGCTGGAGAGGACAGAGCCATTCTCTTAGGTCTCAGCATGATCCTATGCTCTGCCATGATGTACTTTGTGTTGGGCATCACAATGGTGCGTTCTTACTCAGACAG tGTTTGGACAGAGGAGTCAAACTGCACAGTGTTGAACTCCAGTGTAGTCACTGAGATTAACTGTAGCTACAGCTGTGGTTCAGAGTGCCGGAGGAGCTCAAGGTATCCCTGTCTTCAAGTGTATGTCAGTCTGGACTCTACTGGTAAAGTTCAGCGGCTCTCATACAACGAGGAGGCGCATGAGGCCAATCCTGAG TGTTTTTACATCCCAAAGTGCCGAAAGGAGCAAACACTGATGCACACCATAGTGAAGAACATCTCGGAGCGGCTCAAGATGCACCAGCAGATTCTGTGTTACTACGACCCCTCTGAGCAGCAGGACGGCGTACTCCTGACACGTCTCTATGGCCGTGGGGCGATCATTAGCTCGCTCCTTTGGCCCACATGCACCCTTGTCGGGGGAACGCTTATCATCGCAATGGTGAAGCTCACTCAATACCTGTCCTTCCTGTGCGAGCAGATCAGCCGCATTAAAAG GATGGGGCTTTACTCCTTAAGAGGAGCTTCTCATTCCCAGGTCTGCACCCGGAAGTTTAACGGCGGCATCCAAGATGGGGTTTGA
- the si:ch211-247n2.1 gene encoding calcium-activated potassium channel subunit beta-2 isoform X3, whose protein sequence is MFLWAGSKAAQGSGSERSRTIYQKIREYDILEKRRTVTALKAGEDRAILLGLSMILCSAMMYFVLGITMVRSYSDSVWTEESNCTVLNSSVVTEINCSYSCGSECRRSSRYPCLQVYVSLDSTGKVQRLSYNEEAHEANPECFYIPKCRKEQTLMHTIVKNISERLKMHQQILCYYDPSEQQDGVLLTRLYGRGAIISSLLWPTCTLVGGTLIIAMVKLTQYLSFLCEQISRIKR, encoded by the exons ATGTTTCTGTGGGCTGGAAGCAAAGCAGCTCAAGGATCAGGAAGTGAGAGAAG CAGGACGATTTATCAGAAGATTCGAGAGTATGATATTTTGGAAAAGAGGAGGACGGTGACGGCGCTGAAGGCTGGAGAGGACAGAGCCATTCTCTTAGGTCTCAGCATGATCCTATGCTCTGCCATGATGTACTTTGTGTTGGGCATCACAATGGTGCGTTCTTACTCAGACAG tGTTTGGACAGAGGAGTCAAACTGCACAGTGTTGAACTCCAGTGTAGTCACTGAGATTAACTGTAGCTACAGCTGTGGTTCAGAGTGCCGGAGGAGCTCAAGGTATCCCTGTCTTCAAGTGTATGTCAGTCTGGACTCTACTGGTAAAGTTCAGCGGCTCTCATACAACGAGGAGGCGCATGAGGCCAATCCTGAG TGTTTTTACATCCCAAAGTGCCGAAAGGAGCAAACACTGATGCACACCATAGTGAAGAACATCTCGGAGCGGCTCAAGATGCACCAGCAGATTCTGTGTTACTACGACCCCTCTGAGCAGCAGGACGGCGTACTCCTGACACGTCTCTATGGCCGTGGGGCGATCATTAGCTCGCTCCTTTGGCCCACATGCACCCTTGTCGGGGGAACGCTTATCATCGCAATGGTGAAGCTCACTCAATACCTGTCCTTCCTGTGCGAGCAGATCAGCCGCATTAAAAGGTGA
- the si:ch211-247n2.1 gene encoding calcium-activated potassium channel subunit beta-2 isoform X4: MFLWAGSKAAQGSGSERRTIYQKIREYDILEKRRTVTALKAGEDRAILLGLSMILCSAMMYFVLGITMVRSYSDSVWTEESNCTVLNSSVVTEINCSYSCGSECRRSSRYPCLQVYVSLDSTGKVQRLSYNEEAHEANPECFYIPKCRKEQTLMHTIVKNISERLKMHQQILCYYDPSEQQDGVLLTRLYGRGAIISSLLWPTCTLVGGTLIIAMVKLTQYLSFLCEQISRIKR, from the exons ATGTTTCTGTGGGCTGGAAGCAAAGCAGCTCAAGGATCAGGAAGTGAGAGAAG GACGATTTATCAGAAGATTCGAGAGTATGATATTTTGGAAAAGAGGAGGACGGTGACGGCGCTGAAGGCTGGAGAGGACAGAGCCATTCTCTTAGGTCTCAGCATGATCCTATGCTCTGCCATGATGTACTTTGTGTTGGGCATCACAATGGTGCGTTCTTACTCAGACAG tGTTTGGACAGAGGAGTCAAACTGCACAGTGTTGAACTCCAGTGTAGTCACTGAGATTAACTGTAGCTACAGCTGTGGTTCAGAGTGCCGGAGGAGCTCAAGGTATCCCTGTCTTCAAGTGTATGTCAGTCTGGACTCTACTGGTAAAGTTCAGCGGCTCTCATACAACGAGGAGGCGCATGAGGCCAATCCTGAG TGTTTTTACATCCCAAAGTGCCGAAAGGAGCAAACACTGATGCACACCATAGTGAAGAACATCTCGGAGCGGCTCAAGATGCACCAGCAGATTCTGTGTTACTACGACCCCTCTGAGCAGCAGGACGGCGTACTCCTGACACGTCTCTATGGCCGTGGGGCGATCATTAGCTCGCTCCTTTGGCCCACATGCACCCTTGTCGGGGGAACGCTTATCATCGCAATGGTGAAGCTCACTCAATACCTGTCCTTCCTGTGCGAGCAGATCAGCCGCATTAAAAGGTGA